The sequence CACAACTCTGAACTCTATCAGAGGCTGCGTGTGGCCCCACAAAAACACCTTTGTCCtcctggggaagaggaagaggcagcTCCTCAGCTCCGCTGTGACCATGGCGGGTCTGGCCACAGCTCCCAGTGCTTCGTGCCCCACTTCTCATCGCCCAAAAGCTCCCACAGGGAAGCCCGCCGAGGGCAACACCAGGCCTGTCGCACACCCCCGTGGCTGCCGGccctgctgagctctgctgcccTAAGGCGGCCCGGCTCTGGGCTGCCTGTTTCTCCCACGCACAACCCTTCTGCGCCAGCCTGGCTACCCCCCCCGGGGCCACGGGTACCTCTGAGATGAGCCCCCCCAATGACACACTTCATGGCCCCGCGGAGCGCCCTCCCTCCGCCGCGGCGCTCGCCTCACACGGCGGCTGCGGAAAAGGCGGGAAACACCCCTCGGGGAGGGGCGCGGCGCTCCGCAGAGACCCGGATgtgggcgcggggcggggcggagcagCGCGTTTCGGGCTTTTTTAGCCCTTGGGAGGCGCCGTAGCGGGTGGTTGGCGCCGGCCTTGGCTTCCGGGAGGAGCCGCAGCGGCTGCTGTGAGGGAGCGCGGCGCCGAGCAGGATGGTGAGCGCCGGGGGCGCCCCGTCCCCCACCCCCGGGGCCCGTTCCCCACCGGGCTGGCCCCGCGGCGGTGGGAGAGGGCCGCCTCCTCCCCCCCGAGGCTCGCTCTCTCCAGCCGCGGCCCGCCGGGCGCggtgcggcgggcgggcgggccccgCTGGCGGCCGTGCTGGACGTGCGCTCGGGGAACGTTTTCTGTCAGTCGCTGCCCAGAAATCCGCGTAGTGCCGAGCTGAGGTAGatggggggcgggaggggagcgctGAGCGGAGGTGAAGCCCCGCCGAGGGCCCGCCGGGGGTAAGGAGGCCGTGCTGAGGGGCTGTCAccggcgggagctgccgggggcTGCGCGCAGGAGccgattttttttaatttatttttttttaacgctTCTTTCATAACATCAACAAtccatttaattattatttgccTATTCATTTggctatattttcttttctgttgctttcttttgtttAACATTGATCATGTTTCACCCTGTTTTTCATTCCCCCCTGTCTGCAATCAACTTCTTCATTCCAATAAGGCTGGGCACAGAGTAAGTTTACTCCTCTTAGCTGTTGCTAACACCGGTGGTAAGGGCTTGTTAATGTTACTAGATGATATATCAGACGGCACATATGAATTAGGGGCTGCTCTTCATGCTCAAGATTGCACCTAAAATTGCTAGTAAAAGCCAGATGTAACATTCTTTGCCACTATTTTATGTTGCAGATACCTGTGATTATTAAACTCACTTCAATGCTTTTAATTTGTTATTGTAGCTTGCCAAGCTTTGCTTTAATTAATGGGAGCTCAAACGTGATTTGGGGGAAGATATGAGGCCTGCCAGTTTGTCAGTAAAGGAAATGGTTTTTGTTGAATGCACACACTCTGCTGGCTTCGGCAGGGTTATGTTTTAGTGGCAGTATAAATTTATTGAATGTTCAATACATAACTAGTATTGCATGTCTAAGTACCTTAAGCATCAGCAAGAAAAATCTATTGCCACTTTAATAATCAAAAACACTTGTTACCCATTTTTCACTTGCATTCCAGTATGTTGTCTCTAGGCTGATGCTAGTAAGGGTATTTTTCACTGGGAGCTCTTGAAAGACCATCAaatatgtgtcttttttttttttttttcctcttctgggTTAGTTTTAAATTGGTAGCTCCCTGATTACAAAACTCTTGTATTGCTTTACCAATACTTTCAACCATCTGTTCTCTAAAGGTGCATGGCTTTGATGATGGCACTGAGACATtcttaatctaaaaaaaaaaaacaaccaaaccaaacccccgCCCAAGTTCCCTCTGCCTGTTTTGATGATTGCTAGTGTGAAGATGGTTGCATGGCCtaaacatttaaaaagcaaatcttAAAGATGATTTCTTAGCACAGTTACTGCTGCTTTTACATTCATCTGTTAGGGCTGTGTCTTTTCCAAACACATTTGATGGCTGTCATTTGAGAAACTGTGTAACTAACAGAGCATTGTGGTTGGAAgatcacctttttctttttatcatggAGCTATTTATCAAGTTGACTGTCTCTAGATCCAGTGTTTTTGCAGTGTGGTGGCATAACATCCCATGCTTCATAGagcttttcattaatttattgCTGTGTTGCTTgcattaattatttctttatttgcagGTTTAAAGCCTGCGATACTAAGCTATGGTCTTACTTCATCTGAATCCTTAATTTTGAAGCCCCCATTAAATTTGCATTCTCCTTGCATCTGTCATACTTAAACTATGACTATATAGAACTGGTAGTAGAATCGCTGTGTGCAGTAGTCTGGTTTATCTTCTCTGCAGTGtcctggggtttggtttggttttggtttttaaactatTAGTCTTACTCTCTTGTTCAGTGGGTCCTAATACAGACTCTGAACAAGCTTCCCGTTCTGGTCAGCTATTAACACATGTTGcaaatttgctgctttttttttttttttataagaaaacagaaagtagaaactTGGATGAAGAGTTTTAAAGGGAAGTGGCCACAGTTTAGCTAGGTCTATGCTTGAACATGTACTAGAGGTGtcctatattattttttttagctgCTTAAGCATCCAAAAAAGTGGGATCGTTTGTGGTAGTTCCCAAATTTGTGTAAAATACATCAAGTAGTAACACATGTCTGTTGTTAGACCTTGCACTGGCTTtcagcaacaaaataaataattctgtagACTATTGTGTTTGTAAAGCCCCCTTCTGCATAATGTTCTGCATTACTGAGGGAAAACAAGGGCCCTTCCTTGTAGCAATATTCCATCACTGTTTCATTATTTTAGTGGGTATTACATCCAAATGCAAAGTtaggaaactgaagaaaacattGCAATGCTTTCTGCTTCCTAATGATTCTTGCCTAAATAAGTATCTGTAACAATATTTCTTTCTTGTCATGACACCTGGTAAGTTGGTGTTAGTATTAGGAGATCTTCACATTCCACATCGATGCAACAGCCTCCCAGCCAAATTCAAAAAGCTGCTGGTTCCAGGAAAGATCCAACACATCCTCTGCACAGGAAACCTCTGCACCAAGGACACCTATGACTACCTCAAGACTCTGGCTGGGGATGTTCATGTTGTCAGAGGGGACTTTGATGAGGTAGTGTCCTCTCTTGATAATGACatatttttctgaatcttttaCGTAAAGGCAACATTTGGCTTATTTGTAATTCAAGTAAAAGTGGGTAAACCAGGGTTATGTAGTACTAAGAGCACACAAAAAGCAAACTGGGCAAAAGACTTGGGGTGGCAATTAGTAATGTGAATTGCACAGTAAGTTCTCATTTGTCATCGGTATGAATAAAAGTAGTTGTGTACTTGGCCATGTCTAAGGACTCCAGCAGCTGGGACCTGCTGTTGTCAGATCTTTGAAATTCCTTCATCCTTCCCCATTCTCCACAGTGCTCATAAAAAGCAGCTTCGTAGCTCTCATTTGGTAGCAGTAGGGCCAATTATATTGAATATTTCCATTAGCTTTCCCCCTCTCTTCTTGGTGTTGCTTAgagttgtttttaaatataaatctgtacatctgttgtttttttttttatttttagaacctGAATTATCCTGAACAGAAAGTTGTAACTGTTGGACAGTTCAAAATTGGGCTGATTCATGGCCATCAGGTTATTCCTTGGGGTGACATGGCCAGCCTGGCACTGCTACAAAGGCAGTTTGATGTGGACATCCTAATTTCAGGACATACACACAAATTTGAGGCGTTTGAACATGAAAACAAGTTCTATATCAATCCAGGATCAGCTACAGGAGCCTATCATGCCTTAGAGAAGTAAGTGAAGTATGGGAAGTATCTGTGGGGATCTTCTTTCTAACAAAACTGAACTACAAAGCTCTTTATGAAGGTTAATGTTTACATTCTACATGTTGGGGAGAGGAAGGGTTGGTAGTACTTGCTAAATCTCCTTGACTGAAACAGACAACATTGAAATACTTAAAGCTTCAGATCTGATGTACTGCGCTTACAGAATTCATACCTGTTTTCCTCTGGGTGATTTCTGTCAGGTAGTGGTTATTAATACAcaattaatatgattttttttccctctctttccagCAACATCATTCCTTCCTTTGTGCTGATGGATATCCAGGCTTCTACAGTAGTTACATATGTCTATCAACTAATTGGAGATGATGTGAAAGTAGAAAGAATTGAGTACAAAAAATCTTAAGAATGTTTTTGCTTGTCTGGTATTTTTACCATCTCATTCTGAGCTGCAAGTTACTACAATACTTGATTGCTAGTTTACAGTACTACACTTACTCGCTAACAGCTTAGCAATGTAGCTTATTGGTAATAACTTTAAAAcattgtgtttgcttttttctgtatGAATTGATTTGTAAAATATTCCATTAAAGTAACTGTTTAAATACTGTTCCTTAATGTTGTAATAAACTTCACTTCATAGAAAAACTAAGCTTTATgttgttggggggaaaaaaatgcagtagttGGAGCTGCTTTTAAGATGCCTGATGCTCTAAAGGATACTTGTAAAGGGCTTGAACAAAAAGACTCAGTGCTGTGGGGCCATGTTACATTTGGTTCAGAATCCAGttgatatttaattaattaaaacattcCCAATTAaggtaaaagaataaaaattgcaATTAACTCATAACTTACAGTAGCAATTTCACTGTGTAAAATCTTCTTATAATCCAAACAGTTTCAACTACCCTAATGCTTTAATGGATGATGGTCTCATTAAATCTTTAAACAGTGAAGAGAGGCTTTTCTTTATTTATGGCTTCTATCTGACACTACATGAATATGCACTTTCCTCCACGTAGGGAGGTTTTAAGTAATGTAATTCCATGCAATGCTGATACTGCTACTGAAGACTAAAACGCTGGTTGGTCAGGAAGACTGGACCTTCGGGCTCTCCTCTTCTTGTCACTGCAGGGAACTGAATGTATTTTAACAGCTCCCACTTTTCATAACTGTTAACTTTCCAACAAAACCAGAGTTTTATCTTTTGTCTTCTACAGAAGAACATTTCGAATATCTGTGCAAAAAGCTGTGTGGTATTTGTCATGAAGGTTTGAGGTTAAGTTTCATAGACCTTAAAGGAGGAGTTAAAACCCTTCCCTCTGTGTCATAAGCTGGCTAAATAATAACTTCTATTCAAAATAAACCTGCTTTACCTTAGAAAAAGACCAAGCATTTCAGCCTGGTATCTTGGGAACCTCCGGCTAACTGCTATTTCATGCAGTGAAGCACATGCCTCTTGCTTTATCCTGCCTGCAGACATACAGAAAGAACAAAGTTGAAAAGGAAACCTTAGCACACGTTCAAGGAAGGTTAGTGACTGAGTGAAATATCAGTTTACTGACaacttcataattaaaaaaaggttGATAGAATACTGTAAGGCCGAAATTGCTATGTAAGTCTGTTTATACTCACTGTAGTTAAAATTACAATTTGTCTACAAAGTATTTTACATGAAGTACATCacttaggttttttaaaaaaaatgtttatctcaATTATGCAAGGTTATGTTTGTGTGAATTAAATCTTGAAGTGATCCTCAGAAGACTTAAACATGGAGAAATAtagaagtaaagaaaataaactaatccTTCTTAAAACCAAAGTGCTGAACATGAACATTGCTGTTGAACAAAAGCAGGAAGTTCTGTAAATCTAAACTGTTTCAATGGGGATAGAGTATGGAGAAGAAACAGCCTAGAACAGTTAAAGTGGAAAGCTCAGAGTAGCTTTTGGTTACAAGAATGGAGGTTTTAGTTCAGTGTTCACTTGACCAGTACAAGCATTCTCAATGCATAGCCCCCTTCTTGCCAGTAGAGGGAGAAAAGGTAAATCAAGACTTTTTCGATGATGGTTCCAGTACACAGGTCTCTTCTGGTCTGTTTAGATACATCTGGAAGGTGAGAGAATAATAATAGCTTCAGAAAATTAAGACCTGGGAAAGTACTTGAAAGCATAAGGCTTAGCATGGCACACGTTTGGTTCAAGTAAAATGAATTATTTGAATAAAGGGATCTTTTATTATATACAATAAATAGGCTAAGAAGTATTTTTGCTAAAAGTTGAGTGAAAGTcttagtttagaaaaaaaaaaaagaaaatactttgagATACAAAAATTGGTTTGTTTTACCTTCAGAAGATCAGACGATGGTATGTCTGCCAGAGCAGGAtttccacatttctcttgataTTCTTGAATTAGAGCTGTTGCATCATCGATGCTGCAGGAGGCAAAAGTTTATCAACTTTGTCAATAAGAAGTTCTCTAAAAAGCCAAGAATTTAGACTAAATACACTGAAGTATAAAAATAAGGTATGGCCCCATGTGTTTGAAGTCAGATAGGTCCTGTCATTTCTCAGTAGAGGAAAACAAGCCATGACAAGCCTGGCATTGAACCTGTGGCTGTTAATAAAACCAACATATACTAGAATTTAAACAGCTATTTATTGGTTCCCATCCCATTTTGACTGCAGAAGTGGTAACCAAGTGACTTGCACTACGGAGTATTTGGGGTCTGAAATGAGAGTTTGCAGCTGTGCACAATGAGCCCAAGTGCTGTGAGTCACTGACAGAGCCCTGACTGAGAACTGCCCCGCAGCAGGGTCATTGGCAGGatcctttgttttatttaagtGGAACATAAGAGGTATGTCTAACTCCTGAAAAACTTGGCAGCAAACCCACTAATTCCTAAGTCTTGAGTACAGgcagttcatttattttttcagcgTTGTTATTGCTGAAGCAGTGACTTCAGGATGCTACTGCACTGAATTCATCTGAAGGTAAGGTGAATTGATTCAAAtcaaaagcatttgtttttttctgctattttaactgtattttatctGCTGGTAAGTCCAGGCTCAGTAAGCTGTTACTTTGGCTTGAATGACACTGTAAAACTCTATCCTAAGTATGCACAGCAGTGAGGTTTTTagtcaatttatttatttaacttagCAATACTCTAAAAATTCTTGGAGACTTAAGTACTAGAAAATCTCCCTGActtcaaataaatgaaaacaaaggagatTCAATTTCTGCAACTGCTATCAGTCATGCATCACCTGTTTTATTAACTTACTAGTTCTTTTTGGCAAAGTAATCCACCAGTTCTTTCATTCGGTGAGTATTCATCAGTTGTTGCTTCAACAATGGAAAATATTTCGTTTTCAAGAATTTTTCATATAGCTTCTCATTTATGATACTGTCCAAAACCAAAGATCTAATCTATAGATTTAAGATTTAATAAtggaaaagtattattttaaatgtaaagttTTACTTTTGCATGAAAAGAGCCCAAACTCCCATAGTGCAGgccttttttaaattatttttttttttttaaaaatgctgtgaaaTGGCAGATTTTATGAAGACTAATCTCAGATTCAGATGAGGCAATGAGTTAAGAAACTTGCTCTTGGGAAGGCAGCCCAAGGCAAGGTGACAGAGTAGGTACTGCTGCAAACAATCTTGTCCTACAATTAGGGGCAGCCTATAACACAGcactgtgtatatatatacaagAAGTTTTTTAGCTGAATatcatttaataaaaatgcaaaaatcccTGCAAATGTTGCTATATTTTAGAAGTGTGTGTTACATCAGCTAATGCTTGGCAAGatcaggagagagagagaaaaaaggcttcTATGTACACTTATGTATCAAAAAAGCCAAAGGCAAGTgaagtaaaatttatttatttacctgaGAAGCAAATGCCACTACTTCTCCAGTGTTCATGTGTTCATCTATTTGTTGCAACACAGTTTCTATGTTACATGTCGATAAGAAACCCTTAATAagtttaaagcaaaaataagttACAAAACATTAATATTCTGTGAATTATTAAAGTAGAAATTCTCCCTTCAGAGCAAGTATTTGATTTATTCAGGaacaattaatattttgaaattttaagtaCAAACCAGAATCTGTGCAGTTTGACTGAAAGAGTAGTATTTGTTGCTTTTAACTCTCAAAGGGTATTTTGCTGTAGCTGTTACAGACTTTTTTGACTCattgtcagcagactaaatgtcTTAGACTAATGCTGTAATTTGGGGAAATCTTTCTGATCTTAATTTAAATAACTGGAAGTCTAAGAATTTAAGATGCCTTTACTAGTGCCAGTTTACTCATGACAAATATGGGCACAGCCTATAATCTTTACCTGGGAGAAAAATGCAGAGCATAAATTAATGGGaacaaatgagaaaaaggaaACTCAAGATACACTGAATAGTGAGGATATGGCAAAAGGTTTACATCAGAACTTATAATGCCTATCAAGCATCTTTCTAACAAGTCAGGAGCTTTTACTcaacatttttctgaagaaagattCAGTACTGACAATCTGAAACTAGCCCACTGGTAGCTCCTCAGCAATTATATACATTATCATCATCTTCACACTGCTCTGGTTTGgattttgtagggttttttcaTGGGTTTTATGGGTGGGATCCCATAAAATATCCTCAAAACCACAAAAGGCAAAGTAATATGACAATACTGCTGAGGATGACTTGAAGCtagctggttttgcttttaaaaaaaagataagaggAAGTGTTCACATGATCCTTTTCAGAAGGATAAATTCAGAGTAATAGCCTTTGTGGGTGGGAAACGCcaagcagctggcagcagtgaCATACTTAAATAAGATGGAATTATAGATTACTGTCTTTCACAGTTTCTGGTGAACATAACATGCTTAAAGACGTTTCCCTTGCACAAATAGAACACAAAACATTATTTACCTGAATTTGCTGCGCTCTCTTCTCAGACTGAGGAATCAGCAACAGGCACCCCAAAGCAAAAGCTGGAAGGTCCAACTGTGCATATTGTTTAGCTATTCCTATGACATCCAAGTCAGCCAGAACAGGACACCTTCAGAAGAAGATTAGGAGTGAAGTTCTCTACTATGCTGTGTGTAACTGGATGGCTTAGTACTGTCAACAAAACTGCATTGAGATTTCTAAGCCAGATAGAACAATACATTTTTACCTcatcttattttcagaaatggCTAAGCTATGCGAGTTGAAGTTTCACAGAATACAAATGCATGATGATTTTGTagcttgacaaaaaaaaaaaaaaaaatccattttctctctctctctaaacaCCCAAGGCTCTGTTTTGAGGGAAGTGTTGGCCAACTGCCCAGAGCAATGCTTTGGTACATATGTGCGCAGTAGTGTAGGCACGTTCTTCAGCTGGATCCCTTTTCAGTATTTCGTAACTAACTTTTGGTTCAAGTCAGGCTCTCTGAGCTCTTGTTCTTCTCTTGAGCAAGTCAGAGCACTGTGGTGAATAAGACAATGATTTATTGTGCTTTTTCACATTGTAAAGGCAATGCAAAACTGGTTTATGTACAGAATGTTTGGGAACATTAATACCATAGGTTAACCGTGTTTATAGATGTGCAGCTATTAGATTTTTGTGATGTCAGGTTTATTCTTTGTAGAAAAACGAATTCTTTCTCTCTTATACTCTGTGTTAATAATTCTAGGAAATGTGCTATATTTTGGGATAAGAAAGATAATAACTCGACTTTTAGGGTTGATATGAGTCCTTTAAAAATGTCAGGACAGGAACAGATATCCCTCATGGGTGCAGCAACTGGGCAGATAAATGGGTTTTGAGCAGTTTGTGCTGCTGATTCTGAGTCCCAATTCAGAGAGCAGTTCCCAGTGCAGTTTAAACAGCCAAGGTACTGAGTTACAGCACGCGCCGTCAACAGTCTGCAGGCAAGCATGGAATTTCTGTTTGGGTACGTGCCCTGATCCTGTCCTTCCCACAAGAGGCAAAAGGTTATTCCTCATGCCTCAGGTTCCCCAGTTTTCGGAGCTCCTTCACATGTTCCAGGGCAGGCTGCTGGATGAGAAGTTACAAACAGGCATTCCCACTCAACTAACAAAAATGTGGGGTGTACCATCTACTTACTTGAGCAGAATCACAAAACACTCACGACATTCCTCTAACTGTTTAGGACTTGGTGGACATGAAgctaagaaataaagaaaacatgatgAAGTAAATATATAACCAAGTTATTGTATAAGCATGATAGCTAGTAACAATCCTACCTGTGAGAAATGGTGACAGAACTACACTTCGCCAAGCTCGACTGAAGTTGGGAATCTGTTGACAGCAAAGTTTTAAAGTATTAGCCAAATACAGTTGTAATTAAGTGTACTTGtaaacacagacagacagacagacattcAGACCCACTGTAGGTGGAAGAAGCctgtcaattttattttctttttattctggaTGAATTATTCCCTAACATGGCTTTCTTCAGCTCATAGCCTAAGACTTAGCCATGTTTTGACTGATGGCAAAATCATTATGTCCAGCTTTACAAAACCCTCCAAGTAAGTGTTTACTGAAGGACCTACAAGTTCAAAACATACTATTTCAGTGATTAATAATGACACATATCTGCATACTGCATTCTCATAAAAAATAATCATTCAAAGAGAATCTTTTCATGCGTAACACTTCATGGCATAGATGGCTGccattcacacacacaaataggATGCTAAATTCCtgttaagtggaaaaaaagactAGGAATCACAGAATATTTGTTTACCTCCCATAATGAATGAATCCCAGTAATTGCTATCAGAACTCTTCTTAGATattgaatctgaaaaaaaaaaaaaaagctacagtttTTGAAGATGTGGCAATAACATACAGGACCGCATTATGCTTGTGTTATCTGCAGGATGCAAACTTACAGTTCTTTAAGGTACCTCTGCTCCTTTGAGAGGAGTGATGGATGCATATGGAAATATGATTTGTAGTTTAGTAAATTAAATTATCACAAGCAGCAGCATATGTTATCTCTGTCAATACCCAAGATTTTTGGGAGTCTTAATACAACTAGTGCTGAGAAGTTTATGATCCCACCTTCTTTGCTATTAGTACCTAAATCTCATTAGATTAAAACTAGCTTTGGTACCTGTTGCCCAGTGCATCTGTTACCTTCTTAGGCTGTAGCAACGTTACATAAAATCTGACCATCAGAGGTAATTAAAATTCTGAATGACAAAAATCAGGATTACTatcataataaatacattttagggataatatttttgtgtgtatgtatatacatatatgcacagtTTGTGCATATGAGTGTATATATTTGCATACAAAAATATGCATATTATGTTCTAAAATTACAATAATATGAAAaccttttttcagtttattatcATAGGGCTTACTCATCTGAAATGCtttgtgcctttaaaaaaacccaacctagaACAATTTAAGATCAAAATTCTCAAGCAGTACAAAACCACAAATCTCTCAAAGCTTCATCAGTTCAGTGTCTAAGAGCCCAAACTAGCCATGTAAATTATCAAGAATTGTTCACAGTAAGTTTATAGTTTATGTATCTATCCCATTCTTCAGAATCTGGTGGATAAAAAAGCCTTTTTGTCACCTCACTGCAGTTCATTAAAGATTTCTTACCATACTGAAACCGAGGAGTTTCTGTAGTAGGCCATTCCACAGTTGGGAATCATATACTTTGTATTCTAGACTAAGTTCTGTCACCAGCCTAACAGCCTAAAGGAGAGGAAGGACACGCTGTATTTTAATATACATTTGTGATCTTCAAACCTTTACTGCTTGTCAGCGTAATTTTAGATTTTTACAGCATTACCGGGACATTTAACTCCAGAAAGGTCACAAACAAGCcacttccaaaattattttacacATGTGaggagaattaaaacaaaaatcaagcccCCCACCTATACATGATATCACTTTATTTTCTAATTGTAGGAAGGCTACAGCTTTTTTTTATCTGTCATTTTCAAATTTTAGACTAGCATGTGTGTGTTTCAACTAAAGCACAGCTCACTTCCATTTTATGGCTGTAAACCTGTCCCTGGCATATTAGATAAGTAACTAACAGCTATTCTAATGGTGTACCCTGTTAATATTTAATTCATATTAAAGTATGAAGGATGTCCAAGTAGCTCCTCTGAAAGAGGAGAGTCTTTGGGGTAACTGCATATTCACTGGCATTTTTAAATACCATTGTGAGTAGCATATCATGAGCAGTGTACGAATAAGCCAGAGTCCACTGGAGCAACAGTTGTTTAGAAATGCATGTGCTACATAGAAAGGTGTACGTTTCATACAATGtgtaacaaacaaaaaattacagaGGATTTAAAAATCGTACCGTGGGTTCATGGCTGTGATTCTTCCATAGCCCTTTAATCATTCCTTCCTTAGGACTCTTATGAAATGATTCATAAGTATATGGAATATTCAAGATTTCAAACTCTGCCAGATAAATGCAGCATTTTAGAAAATACCTATAaaaaagcccccccaaaaccaggAGTTAATGATATTTACAGTGATTATTATATTATAATTCACATAATGATGGTCTGGATAATACTGGAAAAGtgttcttctgttccttttaaaaaaccAGGTTAAAATAAGTAGATTGTATTTGTACTTATGAAAGAGATCTTAATGAAGTAAAAAAACTTCTTGGTAATTGCTTAGGGAAACCTCATTCACCTGAAGAGTGGATGGCTTGGATCATCTCTAAAGATAAACCAGTTACTGTAACTCTTACAACTAAAATTTCATTCATGCACAAAGACTGTGTATTTATAGAAACCCATATGGAGCTATTTGGTATGATGTACTTTGAAAACATCCCTTTCTGTTAAAAAGGCCCTAATTCTAGATTACCAGCATAGAAACTCTATTCTAGATATTTTCTAAGGAAGTTAGTTCTACAGATATTTTCAAAGGAACATTATTCTGCCGGGGTTTTGGTTCCTTGTTTTTGCAGAGGACCATGTCTTTGCAAGATGACCAGTTCCAAACTCTGATGAACAAAATACTATATATATGGGTAGGAGAATATGCTTCAGTTGCTAAAGAAGTAACTGAAATCTATgcaaaatggaacaaaatattttccatgtaatGTCATATTACTTTCAGGTTTACTAATTAGGACTGTGATGTACTGGACTGCATTACAGTGAAGTTAAAAGATTAATTATGCTcttcagaaatagatttttaaaagctcaTAGAAACAGATTAGTAAAAAACATATCTCCAAATATATGATATTTTTTTCCAATGGTTGTTAAAGACCAACAAAACAACATTATTAAAGAACCCTTAAGG is a genomic window of Athene noctua chromosome 17, bAthNoc1.hap1.1, whole genome shotgun sequence containing:
- the VPS29 gene encoding vacuolar protein sorting-associated protein 29 yields the protein MLVLVLGDLHIPHRCNSLPAKFKKLLVPGKIQHILCTGNLCTKDTYDYLKTLAGDVHVVRGDFDENLNYPEQKVVTVGQFKIGLIHGHQVIPWGDMASLALLQRQFDVDILISGHTHKFEAFEHENKFYINPGSATGAYHALENNIIPSFVLMDIQASTVVTYVYQLIGDDVKVERIEYKKS